In Oncorhynchus kisutch isolate 150728-3 linkage group LG5, Okis_V2, whole genome shotgun sequence, a genomic segment contains:
- the LOC109891601 gene encoding arginine-glutamic acid dipeptide repeats protein isoform X5, producing the protein MDDLFSPRRSLNSTQGEIRVGSSHQAKLPELQPRPVFGVQTQTENEELVWMPGVNDCDLLMYLRAARSMAAFAGMCDGGSTEDGCLAASRDDTTLNALNMLHASCYDAAKALQRLVKKPVPKLIEKCWSEDDVKRFIKGLRQYGKNFFRIRKELLPNKKTGELITFYYHWKKTPEATGTRPYRQHRRQPSSRKAKTRATAATVNTPSQSQSMDISSASEDDLDSEDSEQGTCGHCATTTSKDWQHGGRDNILLCTTCRTYYNKHGRLPPGPKPADPPFMFKPVKEEEEGNGKHGMRTRRSRTPLSSLRSGHKRLTGSPTSEDQQSSSHPSPAPSGASSTSNASRTSCLEKTDNTKKPGKKIKEEAPLPKSTKRSRESAAQDPEEPERTPTKRTKILQVRQSGEQAECRSEGDGEAEAERGEVEEESCSDNRSAQDDGSSDTKDIDQDNRSSSPSIPSPRQGNESDSDSSAQQLQGAHQAAAETVSAPAAALAETQTPQIVPPPRVAGSNTSLPPQGTSPSAEPGQVQAQATLSPEPLQPSATSAQAGQSVSYQTSPTHNRPLPPSHPLAGPSPVPPPLGQAFHAPTPVFQGPLPSPGSLPPTQPLSLHGAPTQCPHPQRPPPHFPREPSFPQALPLTSGPQFKPPPTTPIPPSHKQPPHLSSSLAPPFPQMPSNLPPPPALKPLNSLPNQHPPGAPPPPLQLMPQSLPMQQGVPPQPPVLTQLQNLPGRGSHSHPHSSLPSCSAPSALHPVLSASSPATMGPVPSLQPSFPSLRPSPENPIGIGGSHVQIKEEPLDECEELESPPPPPRSPSPEPLVVNIASHASQSARFFKHLDRGYNSCSRTDLFFTPLASSKLAKKREEAVERSKREAEHNAREREKDRERERERERQEDKNARASSSSHDSRMSDVQMSGQVHMRSSFEQPPTSVAAVPPYIGPDTPALRTLSEYARPHVMSPNNRNHPFFVSLSPGDPLLAYHMPGLYAAEPSLRERELRNLRERELRERMKPGFEVKPPEMETMHPSANPMEHFARHGALALPHIAGPPHHPFGHFHPVMQNHLERERQALALAGPQMRPELSYAERLTAERLHAERMASVANDPAARLQMLNVTPHHHQHSHIHSHLHLHQQDPLNQGEGNGPHPLDPLAPGPRLARFPFPGGPIPNPLLNDLPHDHDMLRHPLFAYAAVAGAGYPRELQGPIPQMSAAHQLQAMHAQSAELQRLAMEQQWLHGHHHLQHGGPLPGQEDYYSRLKKEGDKPS; encoded by the exons ATGGACGACCTGTTCAGTCCGAGAAG GAGCCTGAACAGCACGCAGGGGGAGATCAGAGTGGGATCAAGTCATCAG GCTAAGCTCCCTGAGCTGCAACCACGCCCTGTGTTTGGTGTTCAGACTCAGACAGAGAATGAAGAGCTGGTGTGGATGCCAGGGGTCAATGATTGTGACCTCCTCATGTACCTCAGAGCTGCCAG GAGCATGGCAGCGTTTGCAGGGATGTGTGACGGAGGATCCACAGAGGACGGGTGTTTGGCGGCCTCTCGTGACGACACCACACTCAACGCCTTAAACATG ttACACGCCAGCTGTTACGACGCAGCTAAAGCTCTCCAGCGCCTAGTGAAGAAACCTGTGCCCAAACTCATTGAGAAATGTTGGTCAGAAGATGATGTG AAGCGGTTCATCAAAGGTTTGAGACAGTACGGCAAGAATTTCTTCAGGATTCGCAAAGAGCTGCTGCCCAACAAGAAAACG GGGGAGTTGATCACATTCTACTATCACTGGAAGAAGACGCCTGAGGCTACAGGCACGCGGCCGTACCGTCAGCACCGTAGACAGCCGTCCTCACGCAAGGCCAAGACTCGCGCCACCGCTGCCACTGTGAACACCCCTTCCCAGTCCCAATCCA TGGACATAAGTTCAGCCAGTGAGGATGACCTGGACAGTGAAGACAGCGAGCAAGGCACCTGTGGACACTGTGCCACAACCA CCTCTAAGGACTGGCAGCACGGAGGCCGGGATAACATCCTCCTGTGTACCACCTGTCGTACCTACTACAACAAACATGGCCGCCTGCCGCCTGGCCCTAAGCCTGCTGACCCTCCCTTCATGTTCAAACCTgtcaaagaggaagaggagggcaaCGGGAAGCACGGCATGAGGACGCGACGCAGCAGAACACCG TTGTCTTCATTAAGAAGTGGCCACAAGAGGCTGACCGGCTCTCCTACCAGTGAAGACCAGCAGTCCAGTAGCCATCCCTCTCCCGCCCCCAGTGGAGCTAGCTCCACCTCCAACGCATCCAGAACCTCCTGTTTAGAGAAGACTGATAACACAAAGAAGCCTGGCAAG AAGATAAAGGAAGAGGCGCCCCTACCAAAGAGTACTAAACGTTCCAGGGAGAGTGCAGCCCAGGACCCAGAGGAGCCTGAGAGAACACCAACTAAAAGGACGAAGATACTGCAGGTCAGACAGAGT ggtgaacaggcagagtGCCGGTCGGAGGGCGATGGAGAGGCTGAGGCAGagaggggtgaggtggaggaggagagctgCTCAGACAACCGCAGTGCCCAGGACGACGGCAGCAGCGACACCAAAGACATCGACCAGGACAACCGCTCCTCCTCCCCCAGCATCCCCAGCCCTCGCCAGGGCAACGAGAGTGACTCTGACTCCTCTGCCCAGCAGCTCCAGGGTGCCCACCAGGCTGCAGCAGAGACCGTCAGTGCCCCTGCTGCTGCCCTTGCTGAAACACAGACCCCACAGATTGTTCCTCCACCACGGGTTGCAGGCTCAAACACATCCCTGCCTCCCCAGGGTACCTCTCCCTCTGCAGAGCCTGGCCAGGTACAGGCCCAGGCAACCCTCTCCCCAGAGCCTCTCCAGCCTTCAGCCACCTCTGCTCAGGCTGGTCAGTCAGTTAGCTACCAGACAAGTCCCACACACAACCGACCCCtacccccctctcaccctctcgctGGCCCCTCACCTGTCCCTCCTCCGCTGGGACAGGCCTTCCATGCTCCAACTCCTGTATTCCAGggtcctcttccttctcctggcTCTTTGCCTCCCACCCAGCCCCTGTCCCTCCATGGTGCTCCGACCCAGTGCCCCCACCCCCAGCGACCCCCTCCTCACTTTCCCAGGGAACCTTCCTTCCCCCaggccctccccctcacctccggGCCCCAATTCAAACCACCCCCAACcacacccatccctccatctcacaaGCAGCCACCACACCTCTCTTCTTCCCTTGCTCCCCCTTTCCCGCAGATGCCGTCCAACCTGCCCCCTCCTCCAGCACTGAAGCCCCTCAACTCCCTGCCCAACCAGCACCCTCCCGGtgcccctccaccccccctccagcTCATGCCCCAATCCCTGCCCATGCAGCAGGGAGTCCCACCCCAGCCTCCCGTGCTCACGCAGCTGCAGAACCTCCCTGGCAGAGGCAGCCACTCCCACCCCCACTCCTCCCTGCCCTCCTGCTCTGCCCCCTCAGCCTTGCaccctgtcctctctgcctcttcTCCCGCTACCATGGGTCCAGTCCCTAGTCTCCagccctccttcccctccctacGCCCCTCGCCCGAAAACCCCATTGGCATTGGAGGGTCACATGTCCAGATTAAAGAGGAGCCATTGGATGAATGTGAGGAGCTTGAGAGTCCGCCCCCTCCACCAAGAAGTCCCTCACCGGAACCTTTGGTTGTCAACATCGCCAGTCACGCCAGCCAATCAGCACG ATTTTTCAAACACCTGGACCGTGGCTACAACTCGTGCTCCAGAACAGACCTGTTCTTCACTCCCCTGGCCTCATCCAAGCTGGccaagaagagagaggaggctgtggaGAGATCCAAGAGAGAGGCTGAGCACAATGCCCGAGAaagggagaaggacagagagagggagagggaacgagagaggcaGGAAGACAAAAATGCT AGAGCTTCCAGCTCGTCCCACGACAGCCGTATGAGTGATGTCCAAATGTCCGGCCAGGTCCACATGCGCTCCTCCTTCGAGCAGCCCCCCACCAGTGTGGCCGCTGTGCCCCCTTACATCGGCCCCGATACCCCTGCCCTGCGCACCCTCAGTGAGTACGCCCGACCCCACGTCATGTCCCCCAACAATCGCAACCACCCCTTCTTCGTGTCCCTGTCCCCCGGGGACCCTCTGCTGGCATACCACATGCCCGGCCTGTATGCCGCCGAGCCcagcctgagagagagggagctccGTAACCTCCGGGAGAGGGAGCTCCGCGAGAGGATGAAGCCTGGCTTCGAGGTCAAGCCCCCAGAGATGGAGACCATGCATCCATCAGCCAACCCCATGGAGCACTTTGCCAGACATGGAGCCCTGGCCCTGCCGCATATCGCTGGGCCGCCCCACCACCCCTTTGGCCACTTCCACCCGGTCATGCAGAACCacctggagagggagaggcaggcacTGGCCCTGGCCGGGCCCCAAATGCGTCCAGAGCTTAGCTACGCTGAGCGACTGACTGCTGAGAGGCTCCATGCTGAGAGGATGGCATCTGTGGCTAACGACCCGGCCGCCAGGCTGCAGATGCTCAACGTCACACCGCATCACCACCAGCACTCCCACATCCACTCACACCTGCACCTACATCAGCAGGACCCACTCAACCAAGGTGAGG
- the LOC109891601 gene encoding arginine-glutamic acid dipeptide repeats protein isoform X10 — protein MDDLFSPRRSLNSTQGEIRVGSSHQAKLPELQPRPVFGVQTQTENEELVWMPGVNDCDLLMYLRAARSMAAFAGMCDGGSTEDGCLAASRDDTTLNALNMLHASCYDAAKALQRLVKKPVPKLIEKCWSEDDVKRFIKGLRQYGKNFFRIRKELLPNKKTGELITFYYHWKKTPEATGTRPYRQHRRQPSSRKAKTRATAATVNTPSQSQSMDISSASEDDLDSEDSEQGTCGHCATTTSKDWQHGGRDNILLCTTCRTYYNKHGRLPPGPKPADPPFMFKPVKEEEEGNGKHGMRTRRSRTPLSSLRSGHKRLTGSPTSEDQQSSSHPSPAPSGASSTSNASRTSCLEKTDNTKKPGKKIKEEAPLPKSTKRSRESAAQDPEEPERTPTKRTKILQVRQSGEQAECRSEGDGEAEAERGEVEEESCSDNRSAQDDGSSDTKDIDQDNRSSSPSIPSPRQGNESDSDSSAQQLQGAHQAAAETVSAPAAALAETQTPQIVPPPRVAGSNTSLPPQGTSPSAEPGQVQAQATLSPEPLQPSATSAQAGQSVSYQTSPTHNRPLPPSHPLAGPSPVPPPLGQAFHAPTPVFQGPLPSPGSLPPTQPLSLHGAPTQCPHPQRPPPHFPREPSFPQALPLTSGPQFKPPPTTPIPPSHKQPPHLSSSLAPPFPQMPSNLPPPPALKPLNSLPNQHPPGAPPPPLQLMPQSLPMQQGVPPQPPVLTQLQNLPGRGSHSHPHSSLPSCSAPSALHPVLSASSPATMGPVPSLQPSFPSLRPSPENPIGIGGSHVQIKEEPLDECEELESPPPPPRSPSPEPLVVNIASHASQSARFFKHLDRGYNSCSRTDLFFTPLASSKLAKKREEAVERSKREAEHNAREREKDRERERERERQEDKNARASSSSHDSRMSDVQMSGQVHMRSSFEQPPTSVAAVPPYIGPDTPALRTLSEYARPHVMSPNNRNHPFFVSLSPGDPLLAYHMPGLYAAEPSLRERELRNLRERELRERMKPGFEVKPPEMETMHPSANPMEHFARHGALALPHIAGPPHHPFGHFHPVMQNHLERERQALALAGPQMRPELSYAERLTAERLHAERMASVANDPAARLQMLNVTPHHHQHSHIHSHLHLHQQDPLNQGEGNGPHPLDPLAPGPRLARFPFPGGPIPNPLLNDLPHDHDMLRHPLFAYAAVAGAGYPRELQGPIPQMSAAHQLQAMHAQSAELQRLAMEQQWLHGHHHLQHGGPLPGQEDYYR, from the exons ATGGACGACCTGTTCAGTCCGAGAAG GAGCCTGAACAGCACGCAGGGGGAGATCAGAGTGGGATCAAGTCATCAG GCTAAGCTCCCTGAGCTGCAACCACGCCCTGTGTTTGGTGTTCAGACTCAGACAGAGAATGAAGAGCTGGTGTGGATGCCAGGGGTCAATGATTGTGACCTCCTCATGTACCTCAGAGCTGCCAG GAGCATGGCAGCGTTTGCAGGGATGTGTGACGGAGGATCCACAGAGGACGGGTGTTTGGCGGCCTCTCGTGACGACACCACACTCAACGCCTTAAACATG ttACACGCCAGCTGTTACGACGCAGCTAAAGCTCTCCAGCGCCTAGTGAAGAAACCTGTGCCCAAACTCATTGAGAAATGTTGGTCAGAAGATGATGTG AAGCGGTTCATCAAAGGTTTGAGACAGTACGGCAAGAATTTCTTCAGGATTCGCAAAGAGCTGCTGCCCAACAAGAAAACG GGGGAGTTGATCACATTCTACTATCACTGGAAGAAGACGCCTGAGGCTACAGGCACGCGGCCGTACCGTCAGCACCGTAGACAGCCGTCCTCACGCAAGGCCAAGACTCGCGCCACCGCTGCCACTGTGAACACCCCTTCCCAGTCCCAATCCA TGGACATAAGTTCAGCCAGTGAGGATGACCTGGACAGTGAAGACAGCGAGCAAGGCACCTGTGGACACTGTGCCACAACCA CCTCTAAGGACTGGCAGCACGGAGGCCGGGATAACATCCTCCTGTGTACCACCTGTCGTACCTACTACAACAAACATGGCCGCCTGCCGCCTGGCCCTAAGCCTGCTGACCCTCCCTTCATGTTCAAACCTgtcaaagaggaagaggagggcaaCGGGAAGCACGGCATGAGGACGCGACGCAGCAGAACACCG TTGTCTTCATTAAGAAGTGGCCACAAGAGGCTGACCGGCTCTCCTACCAGTGAAGACCAGCAGTCCAGTAGCCATCCCTCTCCCGCCCCCAGTGGAGCTAGCTCCACCTCCAACGCATCCAGAACCTCCTGTTTAGAGAAGACTGATAACACAAAGAAGCCTGGCAAG AAGATAAAGGAAGAGGCGCCCCTACCAAAGAGTACTAAACGTTCCAGGGAGAGTGCAGCCCAGGACCCAGAGGAGCCTGAGAGAACACCAACTAAAAGGACGAAGATACTGCAGGTCAGACAGAGT ggtgaacaggcagagtGCCGGTCGGAGGGCGATGGAGAGGCTGAGGCAGagaggggtgaggtggaggaggagagctgCTCAGACAACCGCAGTGCCCAGGACGACGGCAGCAGCGACACCAAAGACATCGACCAGGACAACCGCTCCTCCTCCCCCAGCATCCCCAGCCCTCGCCAGGGCAACGAGAGTGACTCTGACTCCTCTGCCCAGCAGCTCCAGGGTGCCCACCAGGCTGCAGCAGAGACCGTCAGTGCCCCTGCTGCTGCCCTTGCTGAAACACAGACCCCACAGATTGTTCCTCCACCACGGGTTGCAGGCTCAAACACATCCCTGCCTCCCCAGGGTACCTCTCCCTCTGCAGAGCCTGGCCAGGTACAGGCCCAGGCAACCCTCTCCCCAGAGCCTCTCCAGCCTTCAGCCACCTCTGCTCAGGCTGGTCAGTCAGTTAGCTACCAGACAAGTCCCACACACAACCGACCCCtacccccctctcaccctctcgctGGCCCCTCACCTGTCCCTCCTCCGCTGGGACAGGCCTTCCATGCTCCAACTCCTGTATTCCAGggtcctcttccttctcctggcTCTTTGCCTCCCACCCAGCCCCTGTCCCTCCATGGTGCTCCGACCCAGTGCCCCCACCCCCAGCGACCCCCTCCTCACTTTCCCAGGGAACCTTCCTTCCCCCaggccctccccctcacctccggGCCCCAATTCAAACCACCCCCAACcacacccatccctccatctcacaaGCAGCCACCACACCTCTCTTCTTCCCTTGCTCCCCCTTTCCCGCAGATGCCGTCCAACCTGCCCCCTCCTCCAGCACTGAAGCCCCTCAACTCCCTGCCCAACCAGCACCCTCCCGGtgcccctccaccccccctccagcTCATGCCCCAATCCCTGCCCATGCAGCAGGGAGTCCCACCCCAGCCTCCCGTGCTCACGCAGCTGCAGAACCTCCCTGGCAGAGGCAGCCACTCCCACCCCCACTCCTCCCTGCCCTCCTGCTCTGCCCCCTCAGCCTTGCaccctgtcctctctgcctcttcTCCCGCTACCATGGGTCCAGTCCCTAGTCTCCagccctccttcccctccctacGCCCCTCGCCCGAAAACCCCATTGGCATTGGAGGGTCACATGTCCAGATTAAAGAGGAGCCATTGGATGAATGTGAGGAGCTTGAGAGTCCGCCCCCTCCACCAAGAAGTCCCTCACCGGAACCTTTGGTTGTCAACATCGCCAGTCACGCCAGCCAATCAGCACG ATTTTTCAAACACCTGGACCGTGGCTACAACTCGTGCTCCAGAACAGACCTGTTCTTCACTCCCCTGGCCTCATCCAAGCTGGccaagaagagagaggaggctgtggaGAGATCCAAGAGAGAGGCTGAGCACAATGCCCGAGAaagggagaaggacagagagagggagagggaacgagagaggcaGGAAGACAAAAATGCT AGAGCTTCCAGCTCGTCCCACGACAGCCGTATGAGTGATGTCCAAATGTCCGGCCAGGTCCACATGCGCTCCTCCTTCGAGCAGCCCCCCACCAGTGTGGCCGCTGTGCCCCCTTACATCGGCCCCGATACCCCTGCCCTGCGCACCCTCAGTGAGTACGCCCGACCCCACGTCATGTCCCCCAACAATCGCAACCACCCCTTCTTCGTGTCCCTGTCCCCCGGGGACCCTCTGCTGGCATACCACATGCCCGGCCTGTATGCCGCCGAGCCcagcctgagagagagggagctccGTAACCTCCGGGAGAGGGAGCTCCGCGAGAGGATGAAGCCTGGCTTCGAGGTCAAGCCCCCAGAGATGGAGACCATGCATCCATCAGCCAACCCCATGGAGCACTTTGCCAGACATGGAGCCCTGGCCCTGCCGCATATCGCTGGGCCGCCCCACCACCCCTTTGGCCACTTCCACCCGGTCATGCAGAACCacctggagagggagaggcaggcacTGGCCCTGGCCGGGCCCCAAATGCGTCCAGAGCTTAGCTACGCTGAGCGACTGACTGCTGAGAGGCTCCATGCTGAGAGGATGGCATCTGTGGCTAACGACCCGGCCGCCAGGCTGCAGATGCTCAACGTCACACCGCATCACCACCAGCACTCCCACATCCACTCACACCTGCACCTACATCAGCAGGACCCACTCAACCAAGGTGAGG
- the LOC109891601 gene encoding arginine-glutamic acid dipeptide repeats protein isoform X7: MDDLFSPRRSLNSTQGEIRVGSSHQAKLPELQPRPVFGVQTQTENEELVWMPGVNDCDLLMYLRAARSMAAFAGMCDGGSTEDGCLAASRDDTTLNALNMLHASCYDAAKALQRLVKKPVPKLIEKCWSEDDVKRFIKGLRQYGKNFFRIRKELLPNKKTGELITFYYHWKKTPEATGTRPYRQHRRQPSSRKAKTRATAATVNTPSQSQSMDISSASEDDLDSEDSEQGTCGHCATTTSKDWQHGGRDNILLCTTCRTYYNKHGRLPPGPKPADPPFMFKPVKEEEEGNGKHGMRTRRSRTPLSSLRSGHKRLTGSPTSEDQQSSSHPSPAPSGASSTSNASRTSCLEKTDNTKKPGKKIKEEAPLPKSTKRSRESAAQDPEEPERTPTKRTKILQVRQSGEQAECRSEGDGEAEAERGEVEEESCSDNRSAQDDGSSDTKDIDQDNRSSSPSIPSPRQGNESDSDSSAQQLQGAHQAAAETVSAPAAALAETQTPQIVPPPRVAGSNTSLPPQGTSPSAEPGQVQAQATLSPEPLQPSATSAQAGQSVSYQTSPTHNRPLPPSHPLAGPSPVPPPLGQAFHAPTPVFQGPLPSPGSLPPTQPLSLHGAPTQCPHPQRPPPHFPREPSFPQALPLTSGPQFKPPPTTPIPPSHKQPPHLSSSLAPPFPQMPSNLPPPPALKPLNSLPNQHPPGAPPPPLQLMPQSLPMQQGVPPQPPVLTQLQNLPGRGSHSHPHSSLPSCSAPSALHPVLSASSPATMGPVPSLQPSFPSLRPSPENPIGIGGSHVQIKEEPLDECEELESPPPPPRSPSPEPLVVNIASHASQSARFFKHLDRGYNSCSRTDLFFTPLASSKLAKKREEAVERSKREAEHNAREREKDRERERERERQEDKNARASSSSHDSRMSDVQMSGQVHMRSSFEQPPTSVAAVPPYIGPDTPALRTLSEYARPHVMSPNNRNHPFFVSLSPGDPLLAYHMPGLYAAEPSLRERELRNLRERELRERMKPGFEVKPPEMETMHPSANPMEHFARHGALALPHIAGPPHHPFGHFHPVMQNHLERERQALALAGPQMRPELSYAERLTAERLHAERMASVANDPAARLQMLNVTPHHHQHSHIHSHLHLHQQDPLNQGEDVCYCHPGNGPHPLDPLAPGPRLARFPFPGGPIPNPLLNDLPHDHDMLRHPLFAYAAVAGAGYPRELQGPIPQMSAAHQLQAMHAQSAELQRLAMEQQWLHGHHHLQHGGPLPGQEDYYR; this comes from the exons ATGGACGACCTGTTCAGTCCGAGAAG GAGCCTGAACAGCACGCAGGGGGAGATCAGAGTGGGATCAAGTCATCAG GCTAAGCTCCCTGAGCTGCAACCACGCCCTGTGTTTGGTGTTCAGACTCAGACAGAGAATGAAGAGCTGGTGTGGATGCCAGGGGTCAATGATTGTGACCTCCTCATGTACCTCAGAGCTGCCAG GAGCATGGCAGCGTTTGCAGGGATGTGTGACGGAGGATCCACAGAGGACGGGTGTTTGGCGGCCTCTCGTGACGACACCACACTCAACGCCTTAAACATG ttACACGCCAGCTGTTACGACGCAGCTAAAGCTCTCCAGCGCCTAGTGAAGAAACCTGTGCCCAAACTCATTGAGAAATGTTGGTCAGAAGATGATGTG AAGCGGTTCATCAAAGGTTTGAGACAGTACGGCAAGAATTTCTTCAGGATTCGCAAAGAGCTGCTGCCCAACAAGAAAACG GGGGAGTTGATCACATTCTACTATCACTGGAAGAAGACGCCTGAGGCTACAGGCACGCGGCCGTACCGTCAGCACCGTAGACAGCCGTCCTCACGCAAGGCCAAGACTCGCGCCACCGCTGCCACTGTGAACACCCCTTCCCAGTCCCAATCCA TGGACATAAGTTCAGCCAGTGAGGATGACCTGGACAGTGAAGACAGCGAGCAAGGCACCTGTGGACACTGTGCCACAACCA CCTCTAAGGACTGGCAGCACGGAGGCCGGGATAACATCCTCCTGTGTACCACCTGTCGTACCTACTACAACAAACATGGCCGCCTGCCGCCTGGCCCTAAGCCTGCTGACCCTCCCTTCATGTTCAAACCTgtcaaagaggaagaggagggcaaCGGGAAGCACGGCATGAGGACGCGACGCAGCAGAACACCG TTGTCTTCATTAAGAAGTGGCCACAAGAGGCTGACCGGCTCTCCTACCAGTGAAGACCAGCAGTCCAGTAGCCATCCCTCTCCCGCCCCCAGTGGAGCTAGCTCCACCTCCAACGCATCCAGAACCTCCTGTTTAGAGAAGACTGATAACACAAAGAAGCCTGGCAAG AAGATAAAGGAAGAGGCGCCCCTACCAAAGAGTACTAAACGTTCCAGGGAGAGTGCAGCCCAGGACCCAGAGGAGCCTGAGAGAACACCAACTAAAAGGACGAAGATACTGCAGGTCAGACAGAGT ggtgaacaggcagagtGCCGGTCGGAGGGCGATGGAGAGGCTGAGGCAGagaggggtgaggtggaggaggagagctgCTCAGACAACCGCAGTGCCCAGGACGACGGCAGCAGCGACACCAAAGACATCGACCAGGACAACCGCTCCTCCTCCCCCAGCATCCCCAGCCCTCGCCAGGGCAACGAGAGTGACTCTGACTCCTCTGCCCAGCAGCTCCAGGGTGCCCACCAGGCTGCAGCAGAGACCGTCAGTGCCCCTGCTGCTGCCCTTGCTGAAACACAGACCCCACAGATTGTTCCTCCACCACGGGTTGCAGGCTCAAACACATCCCTGCCTCCCCAGGGTACCTCTCCCTCTGCAGAGCCTGGCCAGGTACAGGCCCAGGCAACCCTCTCCCCAGAGCCTCTCCAGCCTTCAGCCACCTCTGCTCAGGCTGGTCAGTCAGTTAGCTACCAGACAAGTCCCACACACAACCGACCCCtacccccctctcaccctctcgctGGCCCCTCACCTGTCCCTCCTCCGCTGGGACAGGCCTTCCATGCTCCAACTCCTGTATTCCAGggtcctcttccttctcctggcTCTTTGCCTCCCACCCAGCCCCTGTCCCTCCATGGTGCTCCGACCCAGTGCCCCCACCCCCAGCGACCCCCTCCTCACTTTCCCAGGGAACCTTCCTTCCCCCaggccctccccctcacctccggGCCCCAATTCAAACCACCCCCAACcacacccatccctccatctcacaaGCAGCCACCACACCTCTCTTCTTCCCTTGCTCCCCCTTTCCCGCAGATGCCGTCCAACCTGCCCCCTCCTCCAGCACTGAAGCCCCTCAACTCCCTGCCCAACCAGCACCCTCCCGGtgcccctccaccccccctccagcTCATGCCCCAATCCCTGCCCATGCAGCAGGGAGTCCCACCCCAGCCTCCCGTGCTCACGCAGCTGCAGAACCTCCCTGGCAGAGGCAGCCACTCCCACCCCCACTCCTCCCTGCCCTCCTGCTCTGCCCCCTCAGCCTTGCaccctgtcctctctgcctcttcTCCCGCTACCATGGGTCCAGTCCCTAGTCTCCagccctccttcccctccctacGCCCCTCGCCCGAAAACCCCATTGGCATTGGAGGGTCACATGTCCAGATTAAAGAGGAGCCATTGGATGAATGTGAGGAGCTTGAGAGTCCGCCCCCTCCACCAAGAAGTCCCTCACCGGAACCTTTGGTTGTCAACATCGCCAGTCACGCCAGCCAATCAGCACG ATTTTTCAAACACCTGGACCGTGGCTACAACTCGTGCTCCAGAACAGACCTGTTCTTCACTCCCCTGGCCTCATCCAAGCTGGccaagaagagagaggaggctgtggaGAGATCCAAGAGAGAGGCTGAGCACAATGCCCGAGAaagggagaaggacagagagagggagagggaacgagagaggcaGGAAGACAAAAATGCT AGAGCTTCCAGCTCGTCCCACGACAGCCGTATGAGTGATGTCCAAATGTCCGGCCAGGTCCACATGCGCTCCTCCTTCGAGCAGCCCCCCACCAGTGTGGCCGCTGTGCCCCCTTACATCGGCCCCGATACCCCTGCCCTGCGCACCCTCAGTGAGTACGCCCGACCCCACGTCATGTCCCCCAACAATCGCAACCACCCCTTCTTCGTGTCCCTGTCCCCCGGGGACCCTCTGCTGGCATACCACATGCCCGGCCTGTATGCCGCCGAGCCcagcctgagagagagggagctccGTAACCTCCGGGAGAGGGAGCTCCGCGAGAGGATGAAGCCTGGCTTCGAGGTCAAGCCCCCAGAGATGGAGACCATGCATCCATCAGCCAACCCCATGGAGCACTTTGCCAGACATGGAGCCCTGGCCCTGCCGCATATCGCTGGGCCGCCCCACCACCCCTTTGGCCACTTCCACCCGGTCATGCAGAACCacctggagagggagaggcaggcacTGGCCCTGGCCGGGCCCCAAATGCGTCCAGAGCTTAGCTACGCTGAGCGACTGACTGCTGAGAGGCTCCATGCTGAGAGGATGGCATCTGTGGCTAACGACCCGGCCGCCAGGCTGCAGATGCTCAACGTCACACCGCATCACCACCAGCACTCCCACATCCACTCACACCTGCACCTACATCAGCAGGACCCACTCAACCAAGGTGAGG